Proteins from a genomic interval of Orbaceae bacterium lpD02:
- the recB gene encoding exodeoxyribonuclease V subunit beta, protein MVSPSNLKHFDELDLFSLPLTGRSLIEASAGTGKTYSLAFIYLRLLLGIGKNNYPRPLSVENILVVTFTKAATEELRYRIRQNIHQLRLACITGAHADPDYQALIALIDDKPLALKRLLYAEQNMDEAAIFTIHSFCQRILTTYAFESGILFNQTLVKDQTEIYLQVANDIWRDNFTPMPEDIAYIIWQNWADPKALLTDIFPYLNQTLPSNVTLSTQPLTQVIKQFHAESIARIQAIKIRWLESVFEANADILQSGVSKRSYSKSNLPRWIEILSLWADSPTYNYAIPNELAKFTQTELNSKTESDNIAPSHPLFTEIEEFLSHSFNLRNFILFDIVNLVWQQVKAEKAKLAQIGFDDLLYNLQQALQGQNRDILTTQILQQYPVAMIDEFQDTDPVQYQIFDTIYHDRQQSGLLFIGDPKQAIYSFRGADIFTYIEAKKSVDYQFTMATNWRSSAHMVNGVNGLFRHKHHPFIFDEIPFIAMNSAAKNGHKGFYVDGHEVNAIQSYLLPESVTSNSDYLEFSAEYCAQQITTWLASDAYFSNADAKKDKIKSADIAILVRTGREAEIIQQKLSKRNIKSVYLSNHKSVFASLEAREMLRILQAVLTPTNENYLRSALATQLIGMSMSDIDLLSAETNKLELIIDEFREYQALWLRYGVLVTLRRLMNHRQLIENLLSLPDGERIITNFMHLGELLQEMTQELDTPHALIRWLTKQINEPDRNLENHEQRLESDDNLISIITIHKAKGLEYPIVFLPFIALHRESDSMIFHDRKNYTSNYAYNVSSDIKSLIEQERLAEDLRLLYVALTRSIYHCSFSIAGLKKGKGNQLAVQHSALGYLLLTPEQNDYTALAHSLHQLVNTTVVNVELPIPVSTLIPSQQASMEHLAANVFKRKLDYNWRVTSYSGLLQSTHYTNNKSAALLRDILPSFDIEVLADNNRATNDAMINSQDNVVIYDIHHFPKGAIVGTLMHECFENSDFTHPDSQNIADHLVTKLNLQQTWLMPLSEWFLGVLKAPLSDNLSLSDLSANQRLNELQFYLPIRQDITSARLDRVCKHYDPLSQQCAELEFSTVQGMLKGFIDMVFEWQGKYYIADYKSNYLGHSIEDYNHQAITLAMCEHRYDLQYQLYSLALHRYLTSRLPHYQYQVHFGGVYYLFVRGMVPDDSQHGIFYTKPSLNFIKELDQLFG, encoded by the coding sequence ATGGTTTCACCATCCAACCTAAAGCACTTTGATGAGCTAGATCTCTTTTCATTACCACTAACTGGCCGCTCATTAATTGAGGCGTCTGCTGGTACTGGTAAAACATACTCTTTAGCGTTTATTTATTTACGCTTATTGCTAGGGATTGGTAAAAATAATTATCCACGACCATTATCGGTTGAGAATATTTTAGTGGTTACGTTTACCAAAGCTGCGACAGAAGAGCTACGCTATCGTATTCGGCAAAATATCCATCAATTGCGCCTCGCTTGTATTACTGGCGCGCACGCAGATCCTGATTATCAAGCCTTAATTGCACTGATTGATGATAAACCACTGGCCTTAAAACGCTTGCTTTATGCCGAACAAAATATGGATGAAGCTGCGATTTTTACCATTCATAGTTTTTGCCAGCGCATACTAACGACTTATGCGTTTGAATCAGGCATTTTATTTAATCAAACATTAGTCAAAGATCAAACAGAGATTTACTTACAAGTTGCAAATGATATTTGGCGTGACAACTTTACGCCAATGCCTGAGGATATTGCTTATATTATTTGGCAAAATTGGGCTGATCCCAAAGCATTGCTAACTGATATCTTCCCTTACCTTAACCAAACGTTGCCAAGTAATGTGACTTTGTCGACGCAGCCATTGACACAAGTAATTAAACAGTTTCATGCAGAAAGTATCGCTAGAATACAAGCAATTAAAATACGCTGGCTCGAATCAGTATTCGAGGCTAACGCTGACATTTTACAATCAGGCGTGAGCAAACGTTCATACAGCAAAAGTAACTTACCTAGGTGGATTGAAATCCTCTCTTTGTGGGCTGATTCTCCAACCTATAATTATGCTATACCTAATGAATTGGCTAAATTTACCCAGACAGAACTTAATAGCAAAACTGAGAGTGATAACATTGCACCGAGCCATCCTCTATTTACTGAAATAGAAGAATTTTTATCTCATTCGTTTAACCTGCGTAATTTTATTTTATTTGATATTGTTAATCTTGTTTGGCAACAAGTAAAAGCTGAAAAAGCAAAACTGGCACAGATCGGATTTGATGATTTACTTTATAATTTACAGCAAGCATTACAAGGTCAAAATCGTGATATTTTGACGACCCAAATTTTACAACAATATCCGGTCGCGATGATTGATGAGTTTCAAGATACGGATCCAGTGCAATACCAAATTTTTGACACAATTTATCATGATCGGCAGCAATCAGGCTTATTGTTTATTGGCGATCCTAAGCAGGCAATTTATAGCTTTCGGGGCGCAGATATTTTTACCTACATTGAAGCGAAAAAATCAGTCGATTACCAATTTACCATGGCAACGAATTGGCGTTCGAGTGCGCATATGGTTAATGGTGTAAACGGTCTATTTAGGCATAAACACCACCCCTTTATTTTTGATGAAATTCCTTTTATAGCCATGAATAGTGCAGCTAAAAATGGCCATAAAGGTTTTTATGTCGATGGACACGAAGTTAACGCGATACAAAGTTATTTATTGCCAGAATCGGTTACCTCAAATAGTGATTATCTGGAATTTTCTGCTGAGTATTGCGCCCAACAAATCACAACATGGCTCGCTAGTGATGCGTATTTTTCCAACGCTGATGCTAAAAAAGATAAAATTAAATCGGCTGATATTGCTATATTAGTCAGAACGGGCAGAGAAGCTGAAATTATTCAGCAAAAGCTAAGTAAACGTAATATTAAAAGTGTTTATCTATCTAACCACAAAAGTGTTTTTGCTTCATTAGAAGCGCGTGAAATGTTGCGAATATTACAAGCAGTCTTAACCCCCACTAATGAAAATTACTTGCGCAGTGCATTAGCGACGCAGTTAATTGGTATGTCAATGAGTGATATCGATTTACTTTCTGCCGAGACAAATAAGTTAGAACTTATTATTGATGAATTTCGCGAATATCAAGCGCTTTGGCTGCGTTATGGCGTATTGGTAACGCTACGTCGTTTAATGAATCATCGCCAGTTAATTGAAAATTTACTCAGTTTACCTGATGGTGAGCGCATCATTACAAACTTCATGCATTTAGGCGAACTATTGCAGGAAATGACTCAAGAGCTTGATACGCCGCATGCATTAATTCGCTGGTTAACCAAGCAGATTAATGAACCAGATCGTAATCTTGAAAACCATGAACAGCGGCTGGAAAGTGATGACAATTTAATTAGTATCATTACGATCCATAAAGCAAAAGGGTTGGAATATCCGATTGTATTTTTGCCTTTTATCGCTTTACATCGTGAATCAGATAGTATGATCTTTCATGACCGTAAAAACTATACGAGTAATTATGCTTATAACGTATCATCAGATATCAAGAGCTTAATTGAGCAAGAGCGATTAGCGGAGGATCTTCGTTTACTTTATGTCGCGCTTACCCGTTCAATTTACCATTGTAGTTTTTCGATTGCCGGATTAAAAAAAGGTAAAGGTAATCAGTTAGCGGTACAGCACTCAGCACTCGGCTATTTATTATTAACGCCAGAGCAAAATGATTACACCGCTCTAGCACATAGTCTCCATCAGTTAGTAAATACAACGGTTGTTAATGTTGAGTTACCGATCCCCGTCTCAACATTAATACCTAGCCAACAAGCGTCGATGGAGCATCTTGCCGCAAATGTCTTTAAGCGTAAACTCGACTATAATTGGCGAGTTACAAGCTACTCTGGATTATTGCAGTCAACGCATTACACTAATAATAAATCGGCGGCCTTATTAAGGGATATTTTGCCATCGTTTGATATTGAAGTACTAGCCGATAATAACCGAGCCACAAATGATGCGATGATTAATAGCCAAGATAATGTTGTTATTTACGATATCCATCACTTTCCGAAAGGGGCTATCGTCGGTACATTAATGCATGAATGCTTTGAAAATAGCGACTTTACTCATCCTGATAGCCAAAATATTGCCGATCATCTAGTCACTAAATTAAACTTGCAACAAACGTGGCTTATGCCGTTAAGTGAATGGTTTTTAGGTGTATTGAAGGCACCGCTATCAGATAACTTATCGCTATCTGACTTATCTGCTAATCAGCGCTTAAATGAGCTGCAATTTTATTTACCGATACGGCAAGATATTACCTCAGCAAGGCTTGATCGCGTGTGTAAGCATTATGACCCCTTATCTCAACAATGTGCTGAACTCGAGTTTTCTACAGTACAAGGCATGTTAAAAGGGTTTATTGATATGGTCTTTGAGTGGCAGGGAAAATATTATATTGCTGATTACAAATCAAATTATTTAGGTCACAGTATCGAGGACTATAACCATCAAGCGATTACATTAGCAATGTGCGAGCACCGTTATGATTTACAGTATCAACTTTACTCATTAGCACTGCATCGTTATTTAACAAGCCGTCTTCCTCATTATCAATATCAGGTACATTTTGGTGGTGTATATTACCTCTTTGTTCGAGGAATGGTTCCTGATGATTCACAACATGGTATTTTTTATACCAAGCCATCACTAAACTTTATTAAAGAATTAGATCAGTTATTTGGTTAG
- a CDS encoding DMT family transporter: MKNKNALAIPLLMLATIGAGMLSPMQSAVNGKLGEYVQDGNLCAVISFASGLVVMFAIIMSNHTYRRQISSIPALIKARKVPLWNWFAGLCGAMVVFSEGASASYLGIATFQTSLICAMLLSGLLCDRFGIGVPDKKPFTLLRVSGAIFALIATLLVVSPQWNEPHLLLLAILPFLAGLLAGWQPAGNATIAETTGSMMVSITWNFMVGFTALTIMLCIRIALGKTSFLLPDVWWMYLGGPLGLMSIALMAILVRGLGLLLLGVASTAGQLVGSVLIDLLIPALGNAIYTVTIIGTFIALLGAIITSIPDKNPQILANAK, encoded by the coding sequence ATGAAAAATAAAAATGCGTTAGCAATACCTCTTTTAATGCTTGCAACAATAGGAGCTGGCATGTTGTCGCCAATGCAGTCAGCCGTCAATGGCAAACTGGGTGAATATGTTCAAGATGGTAATTTGTGTGCGGTAATTTCCTTTGCGAGCGGGTTAGTTGTGATGTTCGCCATTATTATGAGTAATCACACTTATCGTAGACAAATCTCATCGATTCCCGCTTTAATCAAAGCTAGAAAAGTTCCACTGTGGAATTGGTTTGCTGGGTTATGTGGCGCAATGGTTGTTTTTTCCGAAGGCGCTTCGGCGAGTTATTTAGGTATTGCTACATTTCAAACATCATTAATTTGCGCCATGCTGCTATCTGGTTTGCTTTGTGACCGATTTGGTATTGGCGTGCCGGATAAAAAACCATTTACCTTGCTACGAGTTTCTGGTGCTATTTTCGCTCTTATTGCCACGTTACTGGTGGTTTCTCCTCAATGGAATGAACCTCACTTGTTACTACTTGCTATTTTACCTTTTCTAGCTGGTTTACTTGCCGGTTGGCAACCAGCAGGTAACGCCACTATTGCCGAAACAACCGGCTCAATGATGGTATCAATTACGTGGAACTTTATGGTTGGATTTACTGCACTTACTATCATGTTATGCATTAGAATTGCTTTAGGAAAAACAAGCTTTTTATTACCCGATGTTTGGTGGATGTACTTAGGTGGGCCACTGGGATTAATGTCAATCGCTTTAATGGCCATTTTGGTAAGAGGACTGGGCTTATTATTACTTGGCGTCGCCTCAACAGCGGGACAATTAGTCGGTTCGGTGTTGATTGACCTATTAATTCCAGCACTTGGCAATGCTATTTATACCGTCACCATTATTGGTACTTTTATTGCACTGTTAGGTGCGATTATCACATCTATTCCAGATAAAAATCCGCAGATACTTGCTAACGCTAAATAA
- a CDS encoding immunity 8 family protein, giving the protein MKICLKAIDCMHHDHISYIPEDGNLISITLSLSIGSSKTDGADYFDLFVCSPEWLSKHQWVPEILRHTLIVRKYDLDEITETINKYIEKCTCKTWQETAQKLSRYFAWEFEDYSD; this is encoded by the coding sequence GTGAAAATATGTTTAAAAGCTATTGATTGTATGCATCATGATCATATTTCATACATTCCTGAGGATGGGAATTTAATTAGCATAACACTAAGCCTATCTATAGGTTCATCAAAAACTGATGGTGCTGATTATTTTGACTTATTTGTATGCTCTCCAGAATGGCTTTCTAAGCATCAATGGGTGCCAGAAATACTACGGCATACTTTGATTGTGAGAAAATACGATTTAGATGAAATAACCGAAACGATTAATAAATATATTGAAAAATGTACCTGTAAAACATGGCAAGAAACAGCTCAAAAGCTATCGCGATATTTTGCATGGGAATTTGAGGATTATTCTGATTAA
- a CDS encoding glutamine amidotransferase — protein MKILFIGESWHIHMIHTKGYDSFTSSRYEEGATFLLDCLKKAAIDITYMPAHEVLINFPTSLQELNQYDAIVISDIGSNTFLLPNNTFYGLEKTPNALNLIKEYTQNGGGLLMIGGYLTFMGIEGKGNWRNSQLADALPIEMFPHDDRVECPEGIRPKTVLNNHTLLKNISDNWPIFLGYNKVMAKQKAETVVEINGDPLIVVGKYQKGRVACFTSDCAPHWGSPQFLQWESYSQLWLNILQAISKTE, from the coding sequence ATGAAAATTTTATTTATTGGCGAATCATGGCATATTCACATGATTCATACTAAAGGATATGACAGTTTTACCTCGAGTCGATACGAAGAAGGTGCTACCTTTTTATTAGACTGTTTAAAAAAAGCTGCTATTGATATCACTTACATGCCGGCTCACGAAGTATTGATCAACTTCCCAACCTCTTTGCAGGAGCTAAACCAATATGACGCTATTGTGATTAGCGATATAGGCAGCAATACTTTTTTACTGCCAAACAACACATTTTATGGCTTAGAAAAAACACCTAATGCCTTGAACTTAATCAAAGAATATACCCAAAATGGTGGCGGATTATTAATGATCGGTGGTTACCTGACTTTTATGGGCATAGAAGGAAAAGGTAACTGGCGTAACTCGCAACTTGCCGATGCTCTGCCTATTGAAATGTTTCCTCATGATGACCGCGTTGAATGCCCAGAAGGAATCAGACCGAAAACCGTATTAAATAACCATACCTTATTAAAAAATATTAGTGATAACTGGCCTATTTTTCTTGGCTATAACAAAGTTATGGCAAAACAAAAGGCAGAAACCGTTGTTGAAATTAATGGCGATCCTTTAATTGTTGTCGGTAAATATCAAAAAGGTCGTGTCGCTTGTTTTACCAGTGATTGCGCACCTCACTGGGGAAGCCCACAATTTTTGCAGTGGGAAAGTTATTCACAACTGTGGCTAAATATTTTACAAGCCATTAGCAAAACCGAATAA
- the sixA gene encoding phosphohistidine phosphatase SixA: protein MIKIYVMRHGEAGYSAISDSSRSLTPLGHKQCTSVANWLNAQNITFDLALVSPYVRAQQTFSIIANAVGVKQNETNDLLKPNGHAAHIVDNLNLLPLMGVESVLIVSHLPLVGYLVNELCPQVTPPMFSTADLACVSLSKTGEGILEWFHHPT from the coding sequence ATGATAAAGATTTATGTTATGCGTCATGGCGAAGCTGGTTATTCCGCTATCTCCGATTCTAGCCGTTCTTTAACGCCTTTGGGTCATAAGCAGTGTACCTCAGTCGCCAATTGGTTAAATGCGCAAAACATTACGTTTGATCTTGCGTTAGTGAGTCCGTATGTACGCGCTCAACAAACATTCTCGATAATAGCTAATGCAGTAGGGGTCAAACAAAACGAGACTAATGATCTATTAAAACCAAATGGTCATGCCGCTCACATCGTTGATAATTTGAATTTGTTACCGCTAATGGGAGTGGAATCGGTACTGATAGTCTCTCACTTACCATTAGTTGGTTACTTGGTTAATGAACTCTGTCCACAGGTTACACCGCCTATGTTTTCAACCGCGGATCTTGCGTGTGTTTCATTGTCTAAAACAGGTGAAGGTATATTGGAATGGTTTCACCATCCAACCTAA
- a CDS encoding YfcZ/YiiS family protein: MTNSLNKCKSNETAACCCVDVGTIIDNDDCTAEYTNTFATEILAQEKLQSLTLAARDVESEPCQIVSQIDKVEHGYKLSAKFHFCCGAECLIFQLKLR, encoded by the coding sequence ATGACTAATTCTTTAAATAAATGTAAAAGTAATGAGACCGCCGCATGCTGTTGTGTCGATGTGGGGACAATCATTGATAATGATGATTGTACGGCCGAATACACAAATACTTTTGCAACTGAAATACTCGCTCAAGAAAAATTACAATCACTAACTTTGGCGGCGAGAGATGTTGAATCTGAGCCTTGCCAAATTGTAAGCCAGATTGATAAAGTTGAACATGGCTACAAGCTTAGTGCCAAATTTCATTTTTGCTGCGGGGCGGAGTGTCTGATCTTTCAATTGAAGCTACGTTAA
- a CDS encoding glycoside hydrolase family 3 N-terminal domain-containing protein — MMKKKMLPLSVLISLMLVSNLAITQTLTQNKYTIEEKKVGDITLVIVNNPNNGAVLGMTKESGIKLIEVEDQDGTIYAFKDMNGNGQLEPWKDWRLSADERAADLANSLTKDEIAGLMLFSDHERNPQDGLTVEQKKYLQGDNLRNVLNAGSNDVKATVLWNNDMQAYVESLVKDGKKVIPVNFSSDPRHIAGSDAQYNAKGDDISRWPSTLGIAATFDPQVMAQFANVMSQEFRALGITTSLAPQIDLATDPRWLRTDGTMGESAQLTVDMTRAYIDAAQSTFVDGNDIGWGKESIVTMAKHFPGEGMGESGRESHMESGKYAVYPGNNFNEHLHSFVDGAFHLKGKTQKAASVMTSYSVAIGADGKPLFGQAVGTSYDKGKLDLLRDQLGYDGVISTDWSVTKVSTDPDNKLKLGMAWGEEGKTVDERHYAILKNGTDMFGGNNDKGPVLAAYDLWQADYDLGKNLISADERFRQSGQRISKLMFETGLFENPYLVLSESEKIVASPDKVKAGYDAQLNSIVMLKNRNNTIKAADDKANYQDKTVYIPSSIRHQFKTVFDEAYTTSDPTMDIDTAKTFFKNVLTDTPITNDKGEVIGFATPDLSNVDLIIIGMNSPDSGGNFNHAGQKEDGSFYPLSLQYRPYTANSDEVRKKSISGNINSDGTKENRSYFGQTSNIGNEYDLTAFEQAYQKASDIKKATGKAIPVIVALKAKNPVIVAEFEGNADAILTGFSVSDKAYYDLIVGNHEPSGLLPLQYPLNMETVEAQLEDVGRDLKPYVDEAGNKYDFAYGLNYQGVIEDMRTQKYK; from the coding sequence ATGATGAAAAAAAAGATGCTACCGTTATCTGTATTAATAAGCTTAATGCTTGTTTCTAATCTAGCTATCACACAAACACTAACGCAAAATAAATACACAATAGAAGAGAAAAAAGTAGGTGACATTACGTTGGTTATTGTTAATAACCCCAATAATGGTGCTGTGTTAGGTATGACCAAAGAGAGTGGAATCAAGCTTATTGAGGTTGAGGATCAAGATGGCACGATTTATGCTTTTAAAGATATGAACGGCAATGGTCAACTTGAACCATGGAAAGATTGGCGATTAAGCGCCGACGAACGTGCTGCTGATTTAGCCAACTCATTAACCAAAGATGAAATTGCGGGATTAATGTTATTTAGTGATCATGAAAGAAATCCACAAGATGGCTTAACGGTTGAACAAAAAAAATATTTGCAAGGTGACAATTTACGTAATGTGTTAAATGCGGGAAGTAATGATGTAAAAGCAACCGTACTTTGGAATAATGATATGCAAGCTTATGTCGAAAGTTTAGTTAAGGACGGCAAAAAAGTAATTCCAGTCAATTTTAGCTCAGATCCACGCCATATTGCCGGATCTGATGCACAATATAATGCTAAAGGTGACGATATTTCAAGGTGGCCATCGACACTAGGTATCGCCGCAACATTTGATCCACAAGTTATGGCGCAATTTGCTAATGTGATGTCTCAGGAGTTTCGTGCCTTAGGTATCACCACCTCTCTAGCTCCCCAAATTGACTTGGCGACCGACCCTCGTTGGCTACGAACCGATGGTACAATGGGCGAAAGTGCTCAGTTAACGGTCGATATGACTAGGGCATATATTGATGCGGCACAATCGACTTTTGTTGATGGTAATGATATTGGTTGGGGAAAAGAATCGATTGTCACCATGGCAAAACATTTTCCTGGTGAAGGAATGGGAGAAAGTGGCAGGGAATCACATATGGAAAGCGGTAAATATGCCGTATATCCTGGCAATAATTTTAACGAACACTTGCACTCTTTTGTCGATGGTGCTTTTCATTTAAAAGGCAAGACACAAAAAGCCGCGTCGGTAATGACATCTTATTCTGTTGCAATTGGTGCGGATGGTAAGCCACTTTTTGGTCAGGCTGTAGGAACATCTTATGATAAAGGTAAATTGGATTTATTGCGTGATCAATTAGGCTATGACGGAGTTATTAGTACTGACTGGTCGGTGACAAAAGTGAGTACCGATCCAGACAACAAATTAAAATTGGGTATGGCGTGGGGTGAGGAGGGTAAAACGGTCGATGAACGGCATTATGCTATTTTAAAAAATGGCACTGACATGTTTGGTGGTAATAATGATAAAGGCCCTGTTTTAGCTGCTTATGATTTATGGCAAGCAGATTATGACCTAGGAAAAAATTTGATTTCTGCCGATGAACGATTTAGACAAAGTGGCCAGAGAATTTCTAAGTTAATGTTTGAAACAGGGCTATTTGAAAATCCTTACTTAGTCCTATCTGAATCAGAAAAAATTGTAGCAAGCCCAGATAAAGTTAAAGCAGGTTATGATGCACAGTTAAACTCTATCGTCATGCTTAAAAACCGTAACAATACCATTAAAGCGGCAGATGATAAGGCCAATTATCAAGATAAAACGGTTTATATACCAAGCTCTATTCGTCACCAATTTAAGACTGTATTCGATGAAGCTTACACCACCAGTGACCCTACTATGGATATCGATACGGCGAAAACTTTCTTTAAAAATGTGCTAACTGATACACCAATCACAAATGACAAAGGAGAGGTAATTGGATTTGCAACACCAGATTTATCTAACGTTGATTTAATTATTATCGGTATGAATAGCCCTGATAGTGGTGGGAACTTTAATCATGCAGGACAAAAAGAAGATGGTTCATTTTACCCATTATCATTACAATATCGCCCTTATACGGCAAACAGTGATGAAGTTCGAAAAAAATCGATTAGCGGTAACATAAATAGTGATGGGACAAAAGAAAACCGCTCTTATTTCGGCCAAACTTCTAATATAGGCAATGAATATGATTTAACGGCTTTTGAACAGGCTTACCAAAAAGCCAGTGATATTAAAAAAGCCACAGGTAAAGCCATTCCAGTCATTGTTGCTTTAAAAGCTAAAAATCCAGTCATTGTTGCTGAATTTGAAGGTAATGCTGATGCAATTTTGACGGGGTTCTCGGTCAGTGATAAAGCGTATTATGACCTTATTGTTGGTAATCATGAACCAAGCGGATTATTGCCATTGCAATACCCACTCAACATGGAAACGGTTGAGGCGCAGTTAGAAGATGTTGGACGAGATCTTAAACCTTATGTCGATGAAGCTGGTAATAAATATGATTTTGCTTATGGTTTAAATTACCAAGGTGTGATTGAGGACATGCGTACGCAAAAATATAAATAA